TGAGTTTATGCTTGTGTTGATGGCAAGGGTACAATTGTCATTTTCGCTCTCAATTCGTGAGGACCATCCGCGCGGAAACACGGTGTGGATGTATGACTGACGCGTGGCCCATGAGACATGTGATTCACCATGGATACGTTTAAAATGATCTCATGGCCCCACATATCAGCTGCACAGACCACACAACGTCTGCGTAGGGACGGTCCGCATGTAATTTTTCCCATAATAAGGGAAACATAATGTATATGATTCAAATAATCAATAGAAAAGGAGGGAATTTATAATTTCCGGTGGCACATTTAGGATTTTTTTAGAGTTATAGAGCTTAGCCCCATTCTTGGCATTTAGCGAAGACAAAAACATTCGGTTAGAGGATTCAGGTGGCGCACCTGCCCAAAACATTGAGAAGATGAAACGACAAAAACAAAAATCACTCCACCTCGGATTTAGTTATCACTAACGCTCTCCATAGAACTAAACCAGCTACTCTTGCTATCATCAAACCCCCCCTAAAAAAAGACCGCTAGATAATCTCCGCTTCACTTCATTTGGCACTTCAGGGACCGTTTGGAAGAGCTCCAGCTTATTTTTTCCGAAGAGAATCACTCCTAATCAGGTAAACACTCGGAATGACAACTGATTCAGGTAGAGATCAGGAGAGAATTATTTTTTCATTTACACTATGAACTCGGAGCTTAAAAAAGCCTGCTCTCTGTCATATTTAGACGTTGCTCTCATATGAATGCAACGAAATCACTCCGCGGGAGAATCCGGAGCAGAGCGAGCCTTCACTCTCCGTGTCCTTGCCAGCTCCGTCGGGGCCATCGCTCCATCCGTCGTGGCGCAACATCCATACACTTGGCCCTTGGCTGGCCCAGTAGCCAGCAGAGACACCGAGGCCACGTCGGACCCACCAGTCTGACCCGACCGAGCGAGCCAATCGCCGTCCGCTTGTCCGGGACGAGACGAGCAGGAGCAGCCAGCACGCCGCCTGGACGCCCCCGCCCTCCGCTTGTCCGTCTCCCACTCTCCCTCCATTTCATGCCCTGTGCCCGCGGCCGTACGGCCACCCCGCACGCACGCATCCACCACCATTTCCATTCCACCACCGTCCCGTCCCCCTCCGATCCGGCCGGGACCCCCACTCCGCCCAGCCCCAGGCGCCCGGGCTAGATCCGGCCCACGCGCCTCGCTCCCCCTTCCCCAGTCCGTAACCGCCGCGGCCGCTGCCATCGTCGTCGTCGGAGCGGGGGTGCCGAGAGGGGAGGGGCACCGCGGGCAATGGCGCGGCGGGTGCGGCCGTCGCACCTGGTGCTGGCGCTGGCGGCGGCCTACCTCCTCCTCGTCTCCCTCAAGTTCCGCCGCGTGCTGGACCTGGCCGCCGCCGACCTCGCGGGGGACCCCGCCGCCTTCTCCTCGCCGTCCTCCTCCGACCACCTGCCCTCGCCCGGgtccgtctcctcctcctccgccgcctccacctcctccgacGCCTCCACGGCCTCCCCGTTCCCGGTCCGCCCCTTCTGGCACCGCTACGACCGCGTGTCCCTCCCGGACCTCGCGTCCCGCAACCGTTCCGCGCTCGACCGCATGGCCGACGACGCCTGGGCGCTCGGCCTCACCGCCTGGGAGGAGGCCGCCGCCTTCGCGGGGGACCCCTGGGCGCTgctggccgccgccacctcccgcgCCTCCGACGCCGCCAAGTGCCCCTCCGCGGTGTCCCAGCGCGCGCGGGGCCGGGTCGTCTTCCTCCCCTGCGGCCTCGCGGCCGGGTCGTCCGTCACCGTCGTCGGCACCCCGCGCGCTGCTCACAGGGAGTACGTGCCGCAGCTCGCGCGGATGCGGCAGGGGGACGGCACCGTCATGGTGTCCCAGTTCGTGGTCGAGCTCCAGGGCCTGCGCGCCGTCGACGGCGAGGACCCGCCCAGGATACTCCACCTCAACCCCAGGCTCAAGGGGGATTGGAGCCAGCACCCGATCCTCGAGCACAACACCTGCTACAGGATGCAGTGGGGCACTGCGCAGCGCTGTGACGGCACGCCATCTGACGACAATGACGACAAAGGTCCTCTGCGTCTTCTTGTTtcattcttcttattcttcttcttcggcAACTCTATTAGATGTTCTAACTACTAACTTGCAACACCAGCCCATTTTAGGATGATATGATAGGCACACCTAGTATCATGTTTCTGTTTTAATAAGTAAAAAATAGTACTAGATGGTTTGCAATGACTTCTGTTCAACTATGCCAACTGCTTCTTACTAACAGAGTTGGTAGTACTTCCGCGGAATTTTAAGGGCATGTACGACCCAGAGACCGGGTATCGTCTCTAAGAGAGTAGAATCTGACATAGAGACAATTAAAAAGACTGGTCGTACAACCTAGAGACGGAGGGTCGTCTACAAGCAATTTAATGCTTTGCATGTAGCCAAAATCAATCATGAATATCAATTTGTATATCATTGTGTGGCCATTTTGATGGGAGACAACAGTTTGTTATAAAAAACGGCAAGGGAATAAACAAACATGCATAAACAGGCTATTCGTTTTCTCTTGTGAAATTAGCACACGCAGAGACAGATCATCAATTAACCGAAGCAAGCACACTCAGAAACTTAGCTGAAATGAGCACTGAAACTTAACTGAAATGACCACCATCCAGTTTTCAGAAATTTAACAGAAACTTAACTGGACAAAAGTTTCAGAACATATCACCACCATCAAAACTAAGTATGCTACAGGGCATAGTTAGTTTCAGTGCCAATACATATAGGAAGTCCAAATTACCCTAACATTACATTGAGGCTATTGATTTTGTAAATGCAGAGATTCAGATAAATGTGACCACCACACAACAAAGATTCAGATAACTGAAACACTCACTCCATCACACTTTAAGTGAAACAAAAGGAACACTAGGCAGCTATATGTGAACTCTGAAATCTGAACTCAGACGTCTAGGACATGTAACTAAAAAGATCAATGGCTGAAACTTGATAGGACCATAGGTGGCGATGCACACTCTGTTCTTGCCAAATTATTTGTGGACCATATGTACTTTTCCTAGCCGACGCTTGACATCGCGGCCGCCGACGCGCTCCATGTAGGGACAGAAAAGAGAACAGATAGCAGTTCATGATCTCAGTTTGCTCATACAAGTCTTCAGAACTGCTATTTTTCTGAATTGGAACATAACTGAAATCAGATAACTTGATGCTTAACTGAATGTCGGCCTTCAATTATCAAATTGCAGCTAGCAAGGTAGTTGACACCATGCAGTTCTGATAGATAAGCATACAGGTAGAACTGAATGTCACCGGCACTAAATCCTGGATGAGTGTGGAAGTCGACCACCCTCCCCTCACCAAACCCTTCAATAGGCTTCACAGATCAAGGAATTGCTAAATGAGCGCACAAATCATCCCCTCCACTTTGCAGCTTGCAGCTTCAGCTTGCACGCATGTAAGGGTCGCACAAGAGGTAGAGGTTCTTCACCAGCACCGCGGGGCCACCGGCGCCCGCGGGGACGCACAACTCGACGGCGCCGGCGCTACCGTCGACGAGCTCCATGTCCTCCTCCCTGGGCGCGCGCTCGATGTACCCGCCCAGCACAACCTTCCTGTTCCTCGCCACCACCTGCCGCTCTTGGCCCACACCGCCGCCGTCATCGCCACACGCTCGGGATTTTGCCGCGATAGATTCCTCCCGCGCGCGCAGACCACAATCACGCGTGAGAGAGGGCTTGGGATCCTCGCATCGTTGAGTCGGGGTGACGGGCACTACAACGCTGCTGGAGCCGTCCTCTCAGCCTCGGAGCACGAGCCTTCCTCGTCGCCTCGCGAGATGACACAGTGTCCGTCTCCAAGCTTGGACGGGGTGTTTTTACAAAAACGGCAACGAAGAGACGGGCTGAAAGGACCCATTGTACATGCCCTAAGCCACAATTTTGTCACAGTTGCCCCTTTTCCTGAATTTACCTCCTACTGAGATTAACATTTATGGCTAGTACGGATGGTTTCAATGCATAGGAGTAGATAGCAAACTATCAACAATTCTCTGCACGTTCACATCTTTGCCATTTTTACCTCGTGTTCCTGTTACATAATTGTTAGATAACTGTCTGCTGTTATAACTGTCTGTCAAACTTAGACCGAATAGCCACAAACTTCAAATTGTCAGATCCTTTATCACTTATAACATCCCCTTCCTCTGTCCAGAAAAAAACACAAAAGTGTTCCCTCTCTGTCGTTTATTGTGACACTAGCATATTTGGCTAAAACCTACAATTTCATTTTTTCCCCAACAGTCGATGGATTCCCCAAATGTGAGAAATGGATACGCAATGACATTGTTGACACAAAGGAGTCCAAGACAACTTCATGGTTGAAAAGATTCATAGGGCGTGCAAAGAAGCCTGCAATGACATGGCCATTCCCAATTGTAGAGGAGAGGCTATTTGTTTTGACTATCCAAGCTGGAGTTGAAGGTTTCCACATTTACGTTGGTGGTCGACATGCGACATCTTTTCCTTATCGACCAGTATGTTCTTAAGACATGTTTATCTGCTGTTCcttttaaaatttatttttgttATGATATCTAGAGTAGACACTTAGGGGTACCAGGTGATTATTTTCAGGGGTTCACTCTTGAAGATGCAACGGGATTATTTGTTAAGGGTGATGTAGATGTACATTCAGTTTATGCCACTGCTCTTCCTATGTTGCATCCTAGTTTTTCTCTTCAACAAGTCCTTGAGATGTCAGAAAAGTGGAGGTCTCGGCCACTACCAAAAGGTCCTGTTTCCCTTTTCATTGGAATATTGTCTGCATCAAATCATTTTGCTGAGCGCATGTCTGTGAGAAAAACATGGATGCAGGCTCCAGAAATTAAGTCTTCTGAAGCAGTGGCTCGATTCTTTGTTGCACTGGTAAGCAAATTATCCATCCAAATAAATAATATTTGTAGCTAAACATTTTAGTCCTAACATGCTAACACAAATTCAAGTTGTCGATATTGCTTAAGTGTACACCTAAATACCCTTAACGATTAGTCATGCCTTAAGACGGTGTGGTAGCCCTGTTATTTCTGGATCTGATTTGTGCTAGATCAAAATGCATCTTCAGGTCTATGCAGTATAACTTGCAATCTGTATTTAATTCTATGCCTAGTAAAATGCAATAGCATGTAGTGTTGAAAGTACATATTATCAACTGTATGACTGCACCTGCTTGGTGTGAGAATTGAGAAATTGCATAAATGTTAAAGACTCTGGACTGTCTGCCATCCACCCACTTTTAATCACCATGCTTCAAAATTTCAAATGCAATCATCTTAAAACTTAAATTCTGTGGTATAGCTACTTGCCTACTCACCTGTTACCATCCTCCATCCTTACTGCCTCACCATTTATCGTACTTTGTGAAATATCAAACTGACTATCATCATCTGGCGCTGAATTCTCAGTTTTTCAATGAAATTTATGCACTCCAAACAACGATGGTTGGAAATATTAGTGGCTTACATTTTCTTAGAGAAAATATAAATGTGCTTTAGGAAATGATAAATGCTATTTGCTTCATCATGATAAAATTGTGTTTGCAGAATTCCAGGAAAGAGGTCAATGTAATGCTGAAGAAAGAAGCAGAATACTTCGGAGACATTGTCATTTTGCCATTTATAGATCGCTATGAGCTGGTTGTTCTTAAGACAATTGCTATTTGTGAGTATGGGGTAAGACACTTGTGCCATTATAATGCCAAATTTGTGTTGTACTTCTTGCATTTGTGTTTGTCAATGTCAACTAAAGCGAACTTGCAATGGCTTGTGATCTGTTTCTATCTATGCTCAATAATTGTGACTGTTTTCACATGTTACTTCTAGGAGAAGTTAAGCCCTATAAGGCTAACATAGGCTAATGGACTATGCCAATCATGAAAGTCACTAGAACTTTTAGTTGCCATACAAACATGTCAGCCAATAATAAGCACTCTGTATCGACTAATCATGAACATGATGTCTGTTGCTCTTTATGACCTTACAGGTCCAGAACTTAACTGCTGCAAACATCATGAAATGCGACGATGATACATTTGTGAGAGTAGATGTGGTTCTGAGACACATAAAGTTGCATAGTGACGGCAAACCATTTTATATGGGGAACCTTAACCTCTTGCATAGACCATTGAGAACTGGAAAATGGGCAGTTACCGATGAGGTAATCTCCTCATTACAATGCAGGTGTTGCCAACATTGGCAATATATGCCCCTCagttccaaccatgttcatctGTGTAAATTGCAGCCCATCTTGTGTCACCATCACATACCAGTATACCACATTTTCTTTATTGTCTGTCCTGACTCCTGTCAATAAATTACCACAGGAGTGGCCTGAGGATATCTACCCGCCATATGCAAATGGACCAGGCTATGTGATTTCTGGTGACATAGCAAAATTCATCGTGTCACAGCATGCCAATCAGAGTTTAAGAGTGAGTTTGTGCTGGTTCCTTCTCCATATTACTTTTCACATAAACTTGAATTCCTGATGTACAAATCGGGCTGTCTTGCAGCTGTTTAAGATGGAAGATGTAAGTATGGGTCTATGGGttgagaaattcaatgcaacaaagCCTGTCCAATATTCCCACAGCTGGAACTTCTGCCAGTATGGTTGCGTGTTCAACTACTACACAGCCCACTATCAGTCACCTAGGCAGATGCTGTGCTTGTGGGATAAGTTGATCCGTGGTCAGGCTGGTTGCTGTAACTACAGATAGCTAAGCGAAGCAAAGGATTGCTGGACGCTGTCCTCTCTTCATCATACCCCGGCCAGGTTTAGTTTGGTTGGCTGGTATTCTCCTTTTTGACACGATCACTGGATCTACATCGATAGTGTAGGTGGTGTTGCTCCTCTATTGCCGGCTCAATATGAGCTAAAAGCATGGGTGTGAGATAGGAGCTTGAAGATTTAGGAAGCTCCAACCAGATGGTTAGTGTTTTTACACGATCTGTATTGGTCCAACTGTGGCGTAGGCGTCCTTGTTCTTGTAATTGATCCAATTTTTTTGATGTAGTAGGCCAGACTAGAATGTCCAGATCAGATGTACGTCTTCGTTCTTTCCTTATATACAAGTTATAACTAGACAAACTGTTCCCTGCTCTTTGCAGTCTCCTGATGCTGAAATCTTCAGCATTGCTTTATTTCAATCACTTTGTCTTGACTGTAGTTCTATAATCTTATGGCAGGATCGGAAAATAAAATTTTCGTTGAAATCAGCTATGCATACAAAATTTTTTGATGAAAATATTCCAGGAATGTGACATGAAACAATTTGTTTCTTACAGGATCTTGGGAAAAAAGGGAAATAATGTTTCACATACTACTGTTCATCTGAAAAAGGATGTAATTCTGGGTTTTGGTTGAGTCAAACTTTCTTAGCTAAATTTATAGAGAATATTACTAAAATTTATGGCTCTAAATTCATATACTATAAAAATGTATCTCATGTTGAATCTAATTACAATTAGTATTTGGTATAATTAATAATATTGATTTTTGATATATGTACAAAATCTGTCAATGGTACTcgctctgtttcaaattataatttACTTTAACTTTTTTGGCACATTTATTTTActgtgcatctagatataataatatatctagatatatagcaaaatggatgaacccaAAAAGTTAAAGTGACTTGTAATTTGAAACAGAGTGAGTAGTTCCTGAAACTACAATTTTTCAAACATTGAAACagacagatgaaacactgaaacggtgagagagagagagattaactCATGAACTGCCTCACGATATAAGATGATTTCGAACTATTTATAGGCGAGCAGTGATGCAAGTGATTTGAATAACTGAAAcggtgagagagagagattaaCTCATGAACTGCCTCACGATATAAGATGATTTCGAACTCTTTATAGGCGAGCAGTGATGCAAGTGATTTGAATAATTTGATCTTCTGAATGTCGTATAGTTATGGGAAAGCAATTAAGCAAAGTTTTGATTGACGTGGACGGAGAAATTGAAATGTGGACGGGGCCATTCGTCAGCGTCAGACAGACAAAACCGTCTCCGTGCTCGCTCGAGCCCCTGGCAACGGCGGTTGGCGGCAATGGCCGCGCTGCGGTTACCAAGAGCTCTGGCCATGGCCGCCCTGGCCGGCGCGGGCGTCCCGTACCGTCTCCCATGCCAGGAGCATCGCCTGCCCCCGCCGGTGCGGGCCTTCCCCAACAGGGCCCACCTCAACGCGCTGCTCACGTCCTACGGCCGCCGCGGCCGCATCCAGGACGCCCAGCAGCTGTTCGACCGGATGCCCCGCCGCGACGTCATCTCCTGGACGGCCCtcctcaccgcctacgccgacGTCGGCGACCTTGCCTCCGCGCGCCTCGTCTTCGACGACATGCCCCGCCGCAACGCCGCCTCCTGGAACGCGCTGGTCTCCCTCTACCTCCGCGCGGGGCGGCCCGCGGCTGCGCACGCGCTCTTCTGCAAGGCGCCCGCCAAGAACGCCGTGTCCTACGGCGCCATCATAACGGGCCTCGCCAGGGCGGGCATGCTGCGGGAGGCACAGGCGGTGTACGGGGAGGTGCCGCCGCGGTGGAGGGACCCCGTGGGGTCCAACGCGATGATCTTCGGGTACCTCGGGGCCGGGGAGCTTGGCATGGCGTTGAGGGTGTTCGATGCAATGGCGGAAAGGGACGTCATTTCTTGGAGTGCTATGGTTGATGGGCTATGCAAGTATGGGACTGTGTCCGAGGCCAGGAGGCTGTTTGAGGCAATGCCAGAGAGGAATGTCGTGTCGTGGACCTCGATGATCCGAGGATATGTGAAACGCGGGATGTACAGAGATGGTCTCATTGCTGTTCCTGGACATGAGAAGGGAAGGTGTTCAGGTTAATATGATTACACTCTCGGTTGTGCTAGATGGTTGTGCTCAGGCCAGTCTTGTCGACGAAGGGATCCAGGTTCACAGCTTGATGATGAGAATGGGGTTTGCAAAGGATATATTTTTGGGTGATTCACTGATAATAATGTATTCTCGATTTGGCTCGATGGCTGATGCTAGAAGGGTTTTTGCTTTCATGAAGCAGAAAGACATAGTATCGTGGAACTCATTGATCACTGGTTATGTTCAGAATAACATGATTGAAGATGCTCATGTGCTGTTCAAGTTGATGCCAGAGAGGGATGCTATTTCTTGGACGTCAATGGTGGTTGGGTTTGGTAATAGGGGTTGGATGAGAGAGTCTGTTGAACTCTTTGAGCAAATGCCTGTAAAAGACGAGATTGCCTGGGCTGCAGTTATTTCTAGTTTTGTTGCAAATGGAAACCATGTGAGTGCGGTGCGCTGGTTTTGTCAGATGTCACAGGAAGGATGCAGACCTAATACTGTTGCTTTTAGTTGTTTGCTGAGTGCTTTG
This DNA window, taken from Miscanthus floridulus cultivar M001 chromosome 13, ASM1932011v1, whole genome shotgun sequence, encodes the following:
- the LOC136501152 gene encoding hydroxyproline O-galactosyltransferase GALT2-like isoform X1 — translated: MARRVRPSHLVLALAAAYLLLVSLKFRRVLDLAAADLAGDPAAFSSPSSSDHLPSPGSVSSSSAASTSSDASTASPFPVRPFWHRYDRVSLPDLASRNRSALDRMADDAWALGLTAWEEAAAFAGDPWALLAAATSRASDAAKCPSAVSQRARGRVVFLPCGLAAGSSVTVVGTPRAAHREYVPQLARMRQGDGTVMVSQFVVELQGLRAVDGEDPPRILHLNPRLKGDWSQHPILEHNTCYRMQWGTAQRCDGTPSDDNDDKVDGFPKCEKWIRNDIVDTKESKTTSWLKRFIGRAKKPAMTWPFPIVEERLFVLTIQAGVEGFHIYVGGRHATSFPYRPGFTLEDATGLFVKGDVDVHSVYATALPMLHPSFSLQQVLEMSEKWRSRPLPKGPVSLFIGILSASNHFAERMSVRKTWMQAPEIKSSEAVARFFVALNSRKEVNVMLKKEAEYFGDIVILPFIDRYELVVLKTIAICEYGVQNLTAANIMKCDDDTFVRVDVVLRHIKLHSDGKPFYMGNLNLLHRPLRTGKWAVTDEEWPEDIYPPYANGPGYVISGDIAKFIVSQHANQSLRLFKMEDVSMGLWVEKFNATKPVQYSHSWNFCQYGCVFNYYTAHYQSPRQMLCLWDKLIRGQAGCCNYR
- the LOC136501152 gene encoding hydroxyproline O-galactosyltransferase GALT2-like isoform X2 — translated: MARRVRPSHLVLALAAAYLLLVSLKFRRVLDLAAADLAGDPAAFSSPSSSDHLPSPGSVSSSSAASTSSDASTASPFPVRPFWHRYDRVSLPDLASRNRSALDRMADDAWALGLTAWEEAAAFAGDPWALLAAATSRASDAAKCPSAVSQRARGRVVFLPCGLAAGSSVTVVGTPRAAHREYVPQLARMRQGDGTVMVSQFVVELQGLRAVDGEDPPRILHLNPRLKGDWSQHPILEHNTCYRMQWGTAQRCDGTPSDDNDDKVDGFPKCEKWIRNDIVDTKESKTTSWLKRFIGRAKKPAMTWPFPIVEERLFVLTIQAGVEGFHIYVGGRHATSFPYRPGFTLEDATGLFVKGDVDVHSVYATALPMLHPSFSLQQVLEMSEKWRSRPLPKGPVSLFIGILSASNHFAERMSVRKTWMQAPEIKSSEAVARFFVALNSRKEVNVMLKKEAEYFGDIVILPFIDRYELVVLKTIAICEYGEWPEDIYPPYANGPGYVISGDIAKFIVSQHANQSLRLFKMEDVSMGLWVEKFNATKPVQYSHSWNFCQYGCVFNYYTAHYQSPRQMLCLWDKLIRGQAGCCNYR